The genomic window TTTCCTTGATCGCACTGATCGGTGGTACCGGCCTGATCTTCGCCATCTACGGGCGCTGGTCGAAGTCTATTGGCTGGCACGCAGAGGAAACGCCTAACCTCGATTTCACCCAGCCGGGGGAAGTCGGGCTGACCAAATCCCAGAAGGTTGTCGCCTGGTTCATCTTGGTGATTGCGGTACTGTTCCTCATCCAGGCTTTGTTGGGTGCAGCATCGCAGCACTACCGAACAGAGCTCACGGGTTTCTTTGGAATCCCTTTGCAGGAATTGCTCCCGTACAACGTGTCCCGAACGTGGCACCTGCAGTTATCGCTCCTGTGGACGGCCGGGGGACTGCTAGCGGCCGGCATCTTCTTGGCGTCATTCGTCGGCAAGAAAGAGCCGAAGGGGCAGCACTGGTTGGTCTGGTTCCTACTGGGAGCAATCGCGTTCGTCGTCTTTGGCTCCATGGCGTTTGAGTGGCTGTCCACGATGGGCTACATCGAGGAAGGAACTCTCTTCTCTCAGCAGTGGGAGTTCCTTGACCTGCCGCGATTCTTCCAAATCCTGCTTACCATCGGCATGTTCGTGTGGATCGGGATCATCTTCCGGCAACTGCGCAGCCGGCTGAAAACCGAGCACAAATCCAACATGCCGTGGTTGTTCTTCTACGCGGGGATTGCCATCCCAGCGTTTTACGCAGTGGGTAACCTGGCGGGTTCGGAAACGCATATTTCGGTAGCTGAATTCTGGCGCTTCTGGGTTGTTCACCTGTGGGTGGAAGACTTCCTGGAGCTTTTCACGACGGTCATGGTCGCCTACGTCTTCGTCCTGCTGGGCGTTATCCGTGAAAAGATTGCGTTGGGCATCATTTTCCTCGACGTGATTCTCTATTCCACCGGCGGCGTGCTGGGAACCATGCACCACCTGTACTTCTCCGGAACGCCAGTCGAGCACATGGCGCTGGGTGCCTTCTTCTCAGCAGCTGAGGTTGTGCCGCTGACCCTGCTGACTGTTGAGGCGTGGACCTTTATGCAGCTCGGCTCTCGCCAGCGCGCGTCCGGTGAACGCCCGTTCCCGCACCGCTGGGCCGTGATGTTCCTCGTCGCCGTGGGCTTCTGGAACTTCCTTGGCGCCGGCATCTTCGGGTTCCTAGTCAACCTGCCGATCGTGTCCTACTACGAGATTGGCACTGCCCTGACTGCTAACCACGCCCACGGCGCCATGATGGGCGTGTACGGCTTCTTGGCTGTCGGATTATCCGTTTTCGCGCTGCGCTATCTCACGCCGCCGGACAAGTGGTCGGAAAAAGCGATGGCCTGTGCCTTCTGGCTGCAGAACCTCGGATTGCTGTGGATGGTAGTGATTTCCTTGCTGCCGCTAGGCATCCTCCAGCTCTATGAGTCCGTGGCATCTGGTTACGTGGAAGCTCGTTCCCTGGGCTATATCACCGAACCCGGCAACGCCATCATGGAGTGGCTGCGTATGCCTGGTGACGTTCTGTTCCTCGTCGGGATCATTCCGCTCTTGATCGCGGCGCTGCGGGGCGTGCTGTACAACAAGCACATTCCGACCGTCGATGAGCATCCTGCCGATCCGCTCTTCAGTATCGTCACTGCTGAGGAGGAAGAGTACGACGCGTCCCACGCGACTGGAGCCTCTTCGTCGGTCGGATTGGTATCCGGTGGCAAGGCACGTGTTGATTCCCGCCGTGCCGGGTACGACGGTGGGCGTGTGGCCGGTCGACGTTATGGCTATATCGACGAGCGCGGTGCGTTTGTCGAGCAAGAGTCTCCGAATTCTGGCCGCGGTGATTCTGCACCGACAGGCCCGTGGTCCCCTGGCTTTGAGTCGGAGACCAACTGGGGTGGGAAGTACAACTCGAAGTGGGGCGGTACCTACCGGTCCGATTCGGGCCACGACTCTGACCCCGCCGATGGCGAGAAGAACTAGGGTAGGGAAGTGATGGAAGCTCCTGGCATTTTCACCCTCCTAGCAGTGGTCTATGGGCTTTTCCTCGTGGCCATTGCCTGGGCCTTTGACGGGATGGCGAAGCAAACGTCGAACCGCACCATGGCGAACCGGGCGGGAACCTTTCGCTACCTGGAGGAACACGACGCGTGGCAGTGCCCCGAGGATCAGTGGCTGTGGCCGTCGAGCTTCGATCCCGAAAACCGCGTTATGCGGTACCGGGGAAACCCGACCGTCTGCAATACCTGCCCGGTCAAGGATTCCTGCACGGTCTCGCACCACGGCCGCGAGGTTACCCGCCAGCTAGACCCTTGGCCGCATTCTGACGCGGGGCGTTTCCACCGCGGAATTGCTCTAGCTGTCGCTGCCATGGGCTACCTACTGCCGCTGTGCTCCTTGATTACCAACCATTCGCTGTCTGAGGTGTTAATCATCTTGGCTACCGTGCTGGTTATTTCCGCACTTGGCGTGTACCCGCTGTCCCGGCATTTGTGGAGGACCCCCTCCAACGCGCCCAGGATCGTCGTGCCTGAGCTCGATAACCGGGAGGCCGAGCTGGCTGCACAGATCGACAGGTACGGGGCGAAGTACGGAAAGTCGAAATTCGCTTCGGACCGTAAAAAGTCCGGCATGGAAAAGGAAACACACTAATGTCTGCATTTGTATTCTGGCCAATTGTCATTGGCATTGTCATCGCCTTACTCGTCGCCTTCGCTGCATACTCGTTCAAGGTCATTAAGCAATACGAACGCGGCGTGACTTTCCGCTTCGGGCACTTGCGGCCGCTGATGGAGCCTGGGCTGCATTTCCTGTGGCCGGGCATCGACAAGCTAGAGCGCGTGGACCAGAGGGTCGTGACCTTAACCATCCCGCCGCAGGAAATCATCACCAAGGACAACGTCTCCGTCCGGGTAAACGCGGTGGTCATGTTCGAGGTGACCGACTCAGTAAAGGCGGTGCTCGAAGTCGAGAACTACGCCGTTGCGACCTCCCAGATCGCGCAGACTACGCTGCGTACTCTCTTGGGCCGCGCGGATCTCGATGACTTGCTGGCGCACCGCGAGGAACTCAATGAAGACTTGGCCAACATTATTAATGGGCAGACCAAGCGTTGGGGTGTGGTAACTCGCATCGTGGAGATCAAGGACGTGGAAATCCCAGAACTGATGCAGCGGGCCTTGGCGCGCGAGGCGGAGGCAGAGCGTGAACGCCGTGCCAAGGTGATTTCCGCCCACGGCGAATTGCAGTCCTCTCGGGAGCTGCGGGAAGCTGCTGACGAGTTGGGGAAGGCTCCCGCTGCCCTCCAACTGCGTTACCTGCAGACAGTGCTGGAGCTCGGGGCGGATCAGAATTCGACGATCGTGTTCCCTCTCCCCATCGACATCATGGGCGGCTTCATGGAGAGTCTGGGGACCTTTTCCAAGGGCTTTAAGGACGCCCATCAAAGCCAGCCCAAGTAATGGGAGCGGGGCATCGCGGAGCTAATCCGCGGGGGATTGACCGAGAATCTCCTGAAAAACATTGAGGGCAGAAGCAAGCTCAGCGTCGCTCAAGTGCCCGAAGCCGATGACGATTCCGTTGTCGGCCGCCGTGCCGCCCCAGTAGTCGGTCAGGGCGGTCACCGCGAGGCCGCGCTCGGCGGCCGCGGCCACGACCTCGCGGGCAGGCCGGGTGCAGATGACCACGGCGTGCAGGCCGCCGCTGATGGGGCGCACGGCGGGCCCGAGCGCGGAGACCACCAGATCGCGGCGGCGCCGGTAGTCGCGCCGCACGCGCCCGGTGTGCCGGCGCAGCTCCCCGCTGGCCAGAAACTTCGCCAGGGCCGCCTGGGTAATGGCCGCCACCGGCTGCCCGGTGACCGCGCGCACCTGGCGGATGGGGGCGATGATCCGGTCGGGGACCACCAGGTAGCCGCACGCGATGGAAGGCGAAATCACCGAGGAGAACGTGCCCAACAGGACGGCCTGTTCCGGGCCCAGCGCGGCCAGGGCCGGCAGCGGCTGGCCGGCATAGCGCAGCTCCGAGTCGAAGTCGTCCTCGACCAGGAGGACGTCGTGGCGGCGGGCGAAGGCGACCAGCTCGGTCCGGCGGGCGGCCGGCAGGGAGCCGCCGTAGGGGTACTGGTGGCTCGGGGTGATAAGCGCCAGGTCGAGCCCGCCGCCGGGGAGTTCGGTGGGCACCCGCAGGCCGTGGTCATCGGTGGGCAGTTCCACGAGCGCATGCCCTAGGGCCGGCGGGATCTGGCGCAGGCTGGGATACCCCGGGGACTCCACGCCGACGCGCAGGCGCCCGCCCACCGCGCGCAGCAGGAGCGCTAGGCCCTCGCGGGCCCCGGCGGTGACCATGATGCGGGCGGGATCCACGTTGAGCCCGCGCATGTGGCGCAGGTGCGCGGCGATCTCCCAGCGCAGCTCCGCCTGGCCGACGGGGGCCTGCTCGGTGAGTTGGCTGGCATCGGCCGCTGCGGTGCGCCACGCTGCCCGCCAGGCGGGGGTGATAAGCCGCGCGGTATCCGGTAACCCCGGGGTTAGCTGCAGCAGCGCGGCCTTTTCCTCGGGCACTGGCTGCGCGGGGGCGGGCCGCGGGGGAGTGGGGCTTATATCCGGGTGCACGCGGGTGCCGGAGCCGTGCTGGCCGAGCAGGTATCCCTCCGCGATGAGTTGCTCGTAGGCGGTGACCACGCTGCCCCTGGCTACCCCCAGTCGGTGGGCCAGGGCGCGGGTGGACGGCAGCTTCTCGTTCGGCCGGTAGACGCCGTGGGTGATCTGCTCGCGCAGCTCAGCGGCGATCCGGGCGGGCAGGGGCAGGGTGTGCATAAAAATCCATAGTAAGTGGTCCAATTCAACACGCCAAAAGTGGCTCTTGTCATAAACCACTTGGGCGGGGTTGGATGTAGGCCATGACTGAAACCGAGAAGAACGCTAACAACCAGAACGCGCAGGCCCCGGCCGGCGCCCAGACCGCGACCACCCGCGTCAAGCGCGGACTAGCCGACATGCTCAAGGGTGGCGTCATCATGGACGTGGTGACCCCGGAGCAGGCCAAGATCGCCGAGGACGCTGGCGCCAGCGCCGTCATGGCGCTCGAGCGCGTGCCCGCCGATATCCGCGCCCAGGGCGGCGTGGCCCGCATGTCCGACCCGGACCTTATCGACGGCATCGTGGACGCCGTGTCCATCCCGGTGATGGCCAAGTCGCGCATTGGCCACTTCGTCGAGGCCCAGATTCTGGCGGAGCTGGGCGTGGACTTCATCGACGAGTCCGAGGTGCTCTCCCCGGCGGATTACACCAACCACATCAACAAGTGGGACTTCGACGTCCCCTTCGTCTGCGGCGCCACCAACCTGGGCGAGGCCCTGCGGCGCATTACCGAGGGCGCGGCCATGATCCGCTCCAAGGGCGAGGCCGGCACCGGGGACGTCTCCGAGGCCGTGCGCCACCTGCGCACCATTAAGGGCGAAATCGCCCGCCTTCGCAACCTGGACCGCGACGAGCTCTACGTCGCCGCCAAGGAGCTGCAGGCCCCCTACGACCTGGTCGCCGAGGTCGCCGAGACCGGCTCCCTGCCGGTGGTCCTCTTCGTCGCCGGCGGCGTGGCCACCCCGGCCGATGCCGCCCTGGTCCGTCAGATGGGCGCCGAGGGCGTCTTCGTCGGCTCCGGCATCTTCAAGTCCGGCGAGCCGGCCAAGCGCGCCGCCGCCATTGTCAAGGCCGCCACCGCCTACGACGACCCGGCTGTGCTGGCCGAGGTCTCCCGCAACCTGGGCGAGGCCATGGTGGGCCTGAACGTCGCCGACGTCCCGGCCCCGCACCGCCTGGCCGAGCGCGGCTGGTAAGCCCCACATGCGCATTGGCGTACTCGCCCTGCAGGGTGGGGTGGAAGAACACCTGGAAATCCTGGACGGCCTCGGAGCGGATACCCGCCGGGTGCGGATGCCGCGGGACCTGGACGGCCTCGACGGGATAGTCATCCCCGGCGGCGAGTCCACCGTCATCGACAAGCTGGCCCGCACCTTCGACCTGGCAGGACCACTGGCCGCGGCCATCGGCGGCGGCCTGCCCACCCTGGCCACCTGCGCCGGGCTCATCTACTGTGCCCGGGAGCTGGACAACCCCGCCCCGGGGCAGCAGACCCTGGGGGTTATGGACGTGACCGTGCGCCGCAATGCGTTCGGCTCCCAGCGCCACTCCGCGGAGCAGGCCGTGCCCGTGGGCGCGGGCCTGACCGTCGACGCCAGCTTCATCCGCGCGCCAATTGTCACCCGCGTGGGCGAGGGCGTGGAGGTGCTCTCCCGCGTGCCCGGCCCGGACGGCGAACCCGTCGTCGTGGGCGTGCGCGCCGGGGCAGTCACCGCGCTGAGCTTCCACCCGGAAGAAAACGGTGATGACCGGGTCCACGCGGCCTGGCTGCGGACCGCAGCGTTAGTCGAGTAATTCAGCAACCACGTGTTCGCGTAAATAGTCCTGAAGATAGGGAGGGAAAATTTCGTTGTTCCGCGGCCTGCCGTGACCATGTCCGCGTCGACTAGCCGCTTCCGGTAGTTATACGCTTGTTGCACGCTGACTCTTAACCGGTTGGCGACGTCGATTATTTCCGAGGGGCCATCATCAAGGGACATAGCTGCCAGGAAACGTCGATCTTCAGTTGAGAGGTCAGATAACGCTGGCTCGTGAACCAGCTGCCCAAGTTATTTCGGGCTTTGGTGCGCTAAATAGCAGAGTTCGTTGTGTATGGATGTGTACTTTATGTATTTTGTGTATTCCCGGCGTCCTCGTGAGCCCGTTGCCAGGCTTAGCTAAAACGCATGCCGTGGGCCTGCAGCGCGCGCAGGTACGGCCGGCCCAGGCCCGTGGCTGGGGTGAGCACGCCGGTGGTCTCGGGCAGATCGTCGGGCTGGGTGGCCAGGGTGACGGCCGCCTCGGCCAGCATCATGGCGGTGGTCTTGTACCCGGGATCACCGTCGGCGGCCACGCGGGAGGTGTGCAACGCGCCGTCGGTGGTCAGACCCGTGTGGGAGATGACAAAGCCGCCGGCGTCGATGTCTTTCGGGCCCTCGCCCGGCTCCGGAATGAAACGGGACAGCGGCCGGCGCAGCTTGTCCACCATGATGATGGCGAAACCCGCGGCGGTGACGGCCTTGAGCAGGTTCGCCTTGAACTTGCCCGCAAGCCCCGTGCCCGTGGGGATGACCTCGCGGTAGCGCATGGGCCCGTAGGCGTGCCCCAGCAGGGAGTTGCTGCGGCGGACCACGCGCGTGTTGAACATGGCCATGAAAAACGGCCCGGCCCACTGCTGAAGCAGCTCGTCGAAATCGACCACCAGGTCCGGCTCGGGCCCCAGATCCGGCTCCTGCTTGTGATCAGGGGACAACGAGTGCGGGCTGTGGAGAATGGCCCCGCCCTTGGGCATTTCCTTGGCGTCCTTGCTGACCGCGCGCATCGAGTCGATGGTCCCGCCGGACAGCCCGCCCTGGAGGTGATCGACCGCCATGGTCACCTCCGCGAACTCCGGGTAGCCGGCGGAGCTAAACAGGTGGAACATGCCCATATCGGACGGCACCGAGTCGAAGCCGCAGGACGGCACGA from Corynebacterium confusum includes these protein-coding regions:
- the pdxS gene encoding pyridoxal 5'-phosphate synthase lyase subunit PdxS — encoded protein: MTETEKNANNQNAQAPAGAQTATTRVKRGLADMLKGGVIMDVVTPEQAKIAEDAGASAVMALERVPADIRAQGGVARMSDPDLIDGIVDAVSIPVMAKSRIGHFVEAQILAELGVDFIDESEVLSPADYTNHINKWDFDVPFVCGATNLGEALRRITEGAAMIRSKGEAGTGDVSEAVRHLRTIKGEIARLRNLDRDELYVAAKELQAPYDLVAEVAETGSLPVVLFVAGGVATPADAALVRQMGAEGVFVGSGIFKSGEPAKRAAAIVKAATAYDDPAVLAEVSRNLGEAMVGLNVADVPAPHRLAERGW
- a CDS encoding saccharopine dehydrogenase family protein, which translates into the protein MDIGTHDREFDIALFGATSFVGATTARYLVDCHPELKIAVAGRNADKLAALDLGVEAIVADAKDAAAIDALVQRTTVLISTVGPYTRYGDEVVRACAQYGTHYVDLCGEALFIRRTIDQWHATAQETGAKIVPSCGFDSVPSDMGMFHLFSSAGYPEFAEVTMAVDHLQGGLSGGTIDSMRAVSKDAKEMPKGGAILHSPHSLSPDHKQEPDLGPEPDLVVDFDELLQQWAGPFFMAMFNTRVVRRSNSLLGHAYGPMRYREVIPTGTGLAGKFKANLLKAVTAAGFAIIMVDKLRRPLSRFIPEPGEGPKDIDAGGFVISHTGLTTDGALHTSRVAADGDPGYKTTAMMLAEAAVTLATQPDDLPETTGVLTPATGLGRPYLRALQAHGMRFS
- a CDS encoding PLP-dependent aminotransferase family protein, whose amino-acid sequence is MHTLPLPARIAAELREQITHGVYRPNEKLPSTRALAHRLGVARGSVVTAYEQLIAEGYLLGQHGSGTRVHPDISPTPPRPAPAQPVPEEKAALLQLTPGLPDTARLITPAWRAAWRTAAADASQLTEQAPVGQAELRWEIAAHLRHMRGLNVDPARIMVTAGAREGLALLLRAVGGRLRVGVESPGYPSLRQIPPALGHALVELPTDDHGLRVPTELPGGGLDLALITPSHQYPYGGSLPAARRTELVAFARRHDVLLVEDDFDSELRYAGQPLPALAALGPEQAVLLGTFSSVISPSIACGYLVVPDRIIAPIRQVRAVTGQPVAAITQAALAKFLASGELRRHTGRVRRDYRRRRDLVVSALGPAVRPISGGLHAVVICTRPAREVVAAAAERGLAVTALTDYWGGTAADNGIVIGFGHLSDAELASALNVFQEILGQSPAD
- the pdxT gene encoding pyridoxal 5'-phosphate synthase glutaminase subunit PdxT, producing the protein MRIGVLALQGGVEEHLEILDGLGADTRRVRMPRDLDGLDGIVIPGGESTVIDKLARTFDLAGPLAAAIGGGLPTLATCAGLIYCARELDNPAPGQQTLGVMDVTVRRNAFGSQRHSAEQAVPVGAGLTVDASFIRAPIVTRVGEGVEVLSRVPGPDGEPVVVGVRAGAVTALSFHPEENGDDRVHAAWLRTAALVE
- a CDS encoding SPFH domain-containing protein, whose translation is MSAFVFWPIVIGIVIALLVAFAAYSFKVIKQYERGVTFRFGHLRPLMEPGLHFLWPGIDKLERVDQRVVTLTIPPQEIITKDNVSVRVNAVVMFEVTDSVKAVLEVENYAVATSQIAQTTLRTLLGRADLDDLLAHREELNEDLANIINGQTKRWGVVTRIVEIKDVEIPELMQRALAREAEAERERRAKVISAHGELQSSRELREAADELGKAPAALQLRYLQTVLELGADQNSTIVFPLPIDIMGGFMESLGTFSKGFKDAHQSQPK